One region of Diachasmimorpha longicaudata isolate KC_UGA_2023 unplaced genomic scaffold, iyDiaLong2 ctg00000102.1, whole genome shotgun sequence genomic DNA includes:
- the LOC135171775 gene encoding uncharacterized protein LOC135171775 — MTPTEILFLLITPNSPEIRNRNGAKCGISILASIKMDNYETNVGEIPEQLEEARELNQQLLERLKLIEEQAQIIKDLQASVKQLKECQTQTSNSPSEGDFERPNISNQNYLATNVILDEMATLKNDIDLLKNQTAQSQPSNTPINAHYIPSRITVKDALSYIPSFDGYNITVTQFMRACNRACSMLDQSTVPMFLALVRQKFKGRARITLENLEYQTPLELETNLRNFFDPYKTANELKAALENVCKKSQEHVVDYINHVKSLYSDVIKTETLEREYLTVEDVTKLEKDTIRAFLNGLPPSLRIQCLSKPHTTLDETFKNTIEVYKIHERDMTRFHEPQNFIGTTQTNSHSSGVNANIPQEDNRVFNRRDNETSHRNGFSKTPQGFSNSKAISQNRYHNNHPRNFSNPGSWNNHRFSANRNNFSSFNNTGTQNYSKYWRVYGEQSESNPVTISKPVQPIERKSNPTEFPLDFGNNHGNSIKRDCTLRNSKLNIQDTLKSASNSNINISGADLAKIPIKTIEELYVDQRARTINAIKTHEGLRALWEQKPSLMRYGLGYHEELRQKSRGLNVEKQVQDSVNNNQFEKNNSETNVNINSIPHEPINAIVSPVESEIKISTENAKINSDCSINTTARRASEQLYNANESVATNPPNRTHTESNNPKTSSIETSDVHHLKEAQLDTEKSIENLRLTAPVKPNGSSERTTAEKLLDSKGQTELKPYSRIAHVQIGKTKIASVTLYSSQLKLPTVMMIDSGAEVNLIKISALNFHAPMNNKDIIELHGIADNFIKTLGTVLINIDNYSIKFHVVSDYLPIIQAGIIGAEFFHEFRATLSYESKTFSFHDVVMEITYDDYQTIPKNSSCAFTVQLTKDSPTVGLISDIYIADKVSIIGSPELNIQGNAYVRAINQSDQDLTLPTPVIKMGQCSWLTCRGETDAQRELIRENNFQEEPNSHIQKLDYLSHKPNWFASPPLDTIPINVVSSDKLTAERAKSIQNLLHLDHLTETEKTVITELISQHQDLFVLNGEALGATNAIFHQINTIDDIPVFKRQYRFPPIHKDEIIKQCTELEARGIIKPSDSPYSSPIWIVPKKEDSLGNKRWRMVIDYRSLNEKTIGDAYPLPNINEILDQLGNAQYFSSFDLASGFHQIPIHPNDTHKTAFSTPYQHYEFTRMPFGLKNAPPTFQRMMDKVLIGLQGKELFVYMDDIVIYSQTLEEHVRKFQNLRERLRKAGLQLEPDKCHFLKKEINYLGHIISSDGVRPEPKKLTAVQNFPRPTNQKNIRQFLGLTGYYRRFIPNYAKITKPLTSLLMKDKKFQWGDEENEAFSNLRNALCKSPILQYPDFTKEFVITTDACRYGIAGILSQGEIGKDLPIAYISRVLGKSERNYSTIEKEMLAIIYAVNYFRPYVYGRKFTLVTDHRPLTWINSVSSPNSRIVRWRLSMQDFDYRIVYKPGSVNANADALSRNIPFNNETECDNDDTLLDIKRIFTIDSDTSSSDSIFTVPAKRKKKEVTKALTKRSRVGSDDIDIVVDNSTKLEDSENVGRNKRSNIADEDITQQTGSSSATEILAEHPASEPLISPEGNDSDNEHNHSELSSNGGLAESERSSESYPASVANNQDIDPSHYLPPAACDELDETFFDDGSLGLADFTEIMSDMFISPEDAQDNNSTDILRTESISNHENEAVEVDVPDSDNSSDSSEEIFPTARVPLENQRQRENKERLPPNSRIISDQVIECRDNLAMRQDNYLIFTSIRGEACDNGALEILHTIDCPINDLTLLRVKVIPYKKKLTLILPLRNNRNNIVVEEDIREGLQSVHNAIIDLNIKSISIAKTDQFDDVPWNIIEQILVDTFALIDVKITICTQEVIIPNEHDRSEILLEYHASATNGHKGTTKTFNRLRQNFFWPSMRQDVIELIRNCRACQLKKLVRVKTKQPMVITDTPKAAFDKIAMDMVGPLSKTKNDNIYILTIQDLLTKYSLAIPLKNGDSREIAIALVKNFICYFGAPKIILTDQGSNFISCLMKTIAKKFRIKQYHTTAYRPQSNGSIERSHHVLIQYLKQYADTHTDWDELCELASFAYNTSVHEGTGYTPHQLVFGKLARLPSSQAANEPIEPTYGDYLRQLFTRISKFQETAGQNLHQAKLKSKEYYDAKINPQQLSVGNKVFLLKEPNKGKMTDQYEGPYNIIEILENCNVIINRNGAKKKVHINKLRLSKMQVSLIIT, encoded by the exons atatcaATACTTGCATCAATCAAAATGGATAATTACGAAACGAATGTGGGTGAGATACCAGAGCAATTAGAAGAAGCCCGCGAGCTTAATCAACAACTCTTGGAAAGATTGAAATTAATCGAAGAACAGGCCCAAATAATTAAAGACCTGCAAGCTTCAGTAAAACAATTGAAAGAATGTCAAACGCAGACTAGTAATTCTCCGTCGGAAGGAGATTTTGAACGACCCAATAtttcaaatcaaaattatttggcaACTAACGTAATTCTGGATGAAATGGctacccttaagaatgacatagatttactgaaaaatcaaACTGCACAATCACAACCCAGCAATACACCTATCAATGCGCACTACATTCCGAGTAGAATCACAGTTAAAGACGCACTCTCGTATATACCTTCTTTTGACGGTTACAATATAACAGTTACACAATTTATGAGAGCTTGCAATCGTGCATGCTCTATGCTCGACCAGTCTACCGTTCCCATGTTTTTAGCACTTGTTCGTCAGAAATTTAAAGGACGTGCACGAATAACCttagaaaatttggaatatcaAACACCTCTGGAGCTTGAAACTAATTTACGCAACTTTTTTGATCCTTATAAAACTGCAAATGAATTGAAAGCAGCGCTTGAGAATGTTTGCAAGAAATCGCAAGAGCATGTTGTAGATTACATTAACCACGTTAAAAGCCTCTATTCTGATGTAATTAAAACTGAAACGCTTGAAAGAGAATATTTAACAGTAGAAGATGTCACTAAACTTGAAAAAGATACTATTAGAGCCTTTCTGAATGGTCTTCCACCTTCGCTTCGTATCCAATGCTTATCTAAACCCCATACGACTCTAGatgaaacatttaaaaatacaatcgAAGTGTATAAAATCCACGAACGCGACATGACTCGATTTCACGAGccccaaaattttattggcacAACTCAAACTAACTCACACAGCTCTGGAGTTAATGCAAACATTCCACAAGAGGACAACCGCGTTTTCAATCGACGGGACAACGAAACTTCACATCGAAACGGGTTCAGCAAAACACCACAAGGGTTTAGTAACTCAAAAGCAATATCTCAAAATAGATATCACAATAATCATCCCAGGAATTTCAGCAACCCAGGTTCATGGAATAATCATCGCTTTTCTGCAAATCGAAACAATTTTAGTTCCTTTAATAATACTGGtactcaaaattattcaa AATATTGGCGGGTTTACGGGGAGCAATCCGAATCAAATCCCGTCACTATCTCAAAACCCGTGCAACCAATCGAGCGAAAATCAAATCCAACCGAATTTCCCCTCGACTTCGGGAACAACCACGGGAACTCAATAAAACGCGATTGCACACTACGAAAttctaaattaaatattcaggaCACTTTGAAAAGCGCAAGTAAtagtaatataaatatttccggAGCGGATCTAGCGAAAATACCGATCAAAACCATAGAAGAATTATACGTCGATCAAAGAGCACGAACAATTAATGCCATCAAAACACATGAAGGGCTTAGGGCGTTATGGGAACAAAAACCATCATTAATGCGGTACGGACTCGGATATCATGAAGAATTGAGACAGAAATCTCGGGGGTTAAACGTAGAAAAACAAGTACAAGACTcagttaataataatcaattcgaaaaaaataattcagagaCGAACGTTAATATTAATAGTATACCTCACGAACCGATTAATGCGATAGTTTCCCCAGTAGAATCAGAGATTAAAATTTCCAcagaaaatgcaaaaataaattccgatTGTTCCATTAACACCACTGCGCGGCGCGCGTCTGAACAGCTATATAACGCTAATGAATCCGTAGCAACAAATCCTCCCAATCGAACACATACGGAATCAAATAACCCTAAAACATCATCAATTGAAACTAGCGATGTCCATCATCTAAAAGAAGCACAATTAGACacggaaaaatcaattgaaaatctcAGATTAACCGCGCCCGTAAAACCCAATGGATCTAGTGAGAGGACTACTGCAGAAAAACTTCTCGACTCGAAAGGACAGACAGAATTAAAGCCTTATTCTCGTATTGCTCAcgtgcaaattggaaaaacaaaGATCGCGTCCGTTACATTATACTCatcacaattaaaattaccaaCGGTGATGATGATCGATAGTGGTGCGGaagtcaatttaattaaaatcagcgcTCTCAATTTTCACGCCCCAATGAATAACAAAGACATTATTGAGCTTCACGGTATTGctgacaattttattaaaacccTTGGAACCGTTTTAATTAACATTGATAactattccataaaatttcatgtaGTGAGCGACTATCTTCCTATAATTCAGGCCGGAATTATTGGCgcagaatttttccatgagTTCAGAGCCACTCTTTCGTATGAATCTAAAACTTTTTCTTTCCATGATGTAGTGATGGAAATAACTTACGACGACTATCAAACAATTCCTAAAAATTCTTCCTGTGCATTTACAGTTCAATTAACCAAAGACTCACCCACGGTTGGCCTTATCTCGGATATTTACATTGCAGACAAGGTTTCCATAATTGGAAGTCCAGAAttgaatatccaaggaaacgcATACGTCAGAGCTAtcaatcaaagtgatcaagatTTGACCTTGCCTACGCCTGTGATTAAGATGGGCCAGTGTAGTTGGTTAACATGTAGAGGAGAGACTGATGCACAGCGCGAACTGATCCgcgaaaacaattttcaagaaGAGCCTAATTCTCATATTCAAAAACTCGACTATCTAAGTCACAAGCCAAATTGGTTCGCAAGTCCACCTCTCGATACTATTCCCATTAATGTAGTCTCAAGCGATAAACTCACTGCTGAACGTGCAAAATCTATACAAAACCTCCTCCATCTCGATCATTTGACTGAAACAGAAAAGACTGTAATTACTGAACTCATTAGCCAACACCAAGACCTTTTTGTTCTTAATGGCGAAGCTTTAGGTGCTAcaaatgcaatttttcatcaaattaatacAATAGATGACATACCTGTATTCAAACGACAATATAGATTCCCGCCTATTCACAAAGACGAAATTATAAAACAATGTACAGAATTAGAGGCAAGAGGTATAATTAAACCATCCGATTCGCCCTATAGTTCTCCCATTTGGATAGTTCCGAAAAAGGAAGATTCCTTAGGAAATAAAAGATGGAGAATGGTAATTGACTACCGATCTCTCAATGAAAAAACCATCGGGGACGCCTACCCTCTCCCAaacattaatgaaatattagaCCAGTTGGGAAATGCCCAATATTTCTCAAGCTTTGACCTTGCTAGTGGATTCCATCAAATCCCTATTCATCCTAATGACACACATAAAACCGCATTCTCTACACCCTATCAGCACTATGAGTTTACGCGCATGCCCTTCGGTCTCAAAAACGCACCCCCAACATTCCAAAGAATGATGGATAAAGTCCTAATTGGATTACAGGGTAAAGAATTATTCGTCTACatggatgatatagtgatcTATTCTCAGACTCTTGAAGAGCATGTTCGAAAGTTTCAAAATTTACGTGAGCGCTTACGAAAGGCTGGTTTGCAACTCGAACCGGATAAATGTCACTTTTTAAAGAAAGAGATCAATTATCTGGGACACATTATATCATCTGATGGAGTACGTCCggaaccaaaaaaattaacagctgtccaaaattttccaagaccaaccaatcagaaaaatatcagACAATTTCTTGGCCTAACCGGGTATTACCGTCGATTCATCCCAAATTATGCAAAAATCACCAAACCTCTAACCTCTCTCCTAATGAAAGACAAGAAATTTCAATGGGGCGACGAGGAAAACGAAGCCTTTAGTAATTTACGGAACGCGCTGTGCAAATCTCCCATACTGCAATATCCAGATTTCACCAAGGAGTTTGTAATCACGACAGATGCTTGCAGATACGGCATCGCCGGAATTCTCAGTCAAGGAGAGATTGGTAAAGATCTTCCAATTGCCTATATCTCAAGAGTATTAGGAAAATCAGAAAGAAATTACTCAACTATAGAAAAGGAAATGCTTGCTATCATTTATGCGGTAAACTACTTTCGACCTTATGTCTACGGTCGGAAATTTACATTAGTTACAGACCACAGGCCTTTGACTTGGATTAATTCGGTGTCGTCGCCAAATTCTAGAATTGTTAGGTGGAGACTAAGTATGCAGGATTTTGATTACCGAATAGTATATAAACCAGGGTCAGTGAACGCAAATGCTGATGCTTTATCTAGAAATATTCCATTTAATAACGAAACAGAATGCGACAACGATGATACTTTGTTAGatataaaaagaattttcacgATTGATTCTGACACCTCTTCTAGTGATTCAATATTTACGGTCccagcaaaacgaaaaaagaaaGAGGTAACAAAAGCATTGACGAAAAGATCTCGGGTGGGAAGCGATGATATTGATATAGTAGTAGATAACAGCACGAAATTAGAGGACAGTGAGAATGTAGGTAGAAATAAAAGAAGTAATATAGCTGACGAAGATATCACGCAACAGACAGGCTCAAGTAGCGCGACGGAAATCTTAGCCGAACATCCGGCATCTGAACCCCTGATATCACCTGAAGGAAATGACTCAGATAACGAACATAATCACAGTGAGCTATCCAGTAACGGTGGATTAGCGGAGAGCGAACGCAGCTCTGAGTCATATCCTGCAAGCGTTGCAAATAATCAAGACATCGACCCATCCCACTATTTACCCCCAGCCGCTTGTGATGAATtagatgaaacattttttgatgACGGGTCTCTAGGGTTAGCAGACTTCACTGAAATTATGTCCGACATGTTCATATCTCCAGAGGATGCACAAGATAACAACTCGACTGATATACTCAGAACAGAATCTATTAGCAATCATGAGAATGAGGCAGTTGAGGTCGATGTACCTGACTCAGATAATTCAAGCGATTCGAGCGAAGAAATATTCCCAACAGCTCGCGTTCCACTCGAGAATCAACGACAaagggaaaataaagaaagacTACCACCAAATTCGCGAATAATTTCGGATCAGGTAATTGAATGTCGTGACAATTTAGCCATGCGACAAGACAATTATCTTATCTTTACTTCTATTAGGGGTGAAGCTTGCGATAATGGAGCTCTGGAAATACTGCATACAATCGATTGTCCGATCAATGATCTCACTTTACTCCGTGTAAAAGTTATACCTTATAAGAAAAAACTTACACTCATCCTACCCCTGCGTAATAATAGGAACAACATAGTGGTCGAAGAAGACATTCGCGAAGGGTTACAATCTGTTCACAACGCAATAATCGATCTCAATATCAAATCAATTAGCATAGCTAAGACTGATCAATTCGACGACGTACCATGGAATATAATAGAACAAATCCTAGTAGATACATTTGCACTAATTGAtgtaaaaataacaatttgcaCGCAAGAAGTCATAATCCCCAATGAGCATGACCGATCCGAAATCCTACTCGAGTATCACGCTAGCGCGACGAACGGTCATAAAGGTACGACGAAAACTTTTAATCGTCTTAGGCAGAACTTTTTCTGGCCAAGTATGAGACAAGACGTTATCGAACTCATTCGTAATTGCAGGGCATGTCAGCTAAAGAAATTAGTTAGGGTTAAAACGAAACAACCTATGGTTATTACCGACACACCTAAAGCAGCCTTCGACAAAATCGCCATGGATATGGTGGGACCTTTATCGAAAactaaaaatgataatatatatattctcaCCATTCAAGATTTGTTAACTAAATATTCTCTAGCTATACCTTTAAAGAACGGAGATTCTAGAGAAATAGCAATTGctcttgttaaaaattttatctgcTATTTCGGAGCACCAAAAATCATACTCACTGATCAAGGCTCAAATTTTATATCTTGTCTCATGAAAACAATTGCCAAGAAATTTCGAATTAAACAATATCATACTACTGCATATAGACCTCAAAGCAATGGATCCATCGAAAGATCCCACCATGTCCTCATACAATACCTAAAACAGTACGCAGACACCCATACAGATTGGGACGAACTATGTGAATTAGCTTCTTTTGCATATAACACTAGTGTCCACGAGGGAACGGGATACACTCCTCATCAATTAGTATTCGGGAAATTAGCTAGATTACCATCCAGTCAAGCCGCTAATGAGCCAATCGAGCCTACATACGGAGACTATTTGCGCCAACTATTTACGCGAATCAGTAAATTTCAAGAAACAGCAGGACaaaatcttcatcaagcaaaaCTTAAATCTAAAGAATATTACGATGCGAAAATAAATCCACAACAGCTTAGTGTGGGAAATAAAGTATTTTTGCTTAAAGAACCCAATAAGGGAAAAATGACTGACCAGTATGAAGGTCCttataatattattgaaatacTAGAAAATTGTAACGtcataataaatagaaatggagccaagaaaaaggtTCATATTAATAAGCTACGGTTATCTAAAATGCAAGTTTCTCTCATAATCACATAA